One window of Vespula pensylvanica isolate Volc-1 chromosome 17, ASM1446617v1, whole genome shotgun sequence genomic DNA carries:
- the LOC122635197 gene encoding phosphoinositide 3-kinase regulatory subunit 4 isoform X4, which translates to MGNQLVGIAPSQIFPVEHYLTDHNDLLFDVNLGSTRFFKVARARSEEGLIVVKVFAIHDPTLPLSAYKEKLEEIRSKLASAVNCLPFQRTILTEKAGSIMREYVKYSLYDRISTRPFLTSIEKKWITFQVLYALHQAHKFGVCHGDIKLENIMITSWNWVLLTDFASFKPTYLPEDNPADFSYFFDTSRRRTCYIAPERFVKTLSSELSNTILLPEQEVKTGDLNPMMDIFSAGCALTELYNEGHPPFDFSQLLAYRNNEYSVAKHLDSIEDVGIRELLGSMLERNPANRKCAEIYLAQARGTVFPEYFYSFLQSYMLIFSAAPILSPDEKINRLKKDIGNIISIFKAEETERIKMNQKNGQCESNVESTKEDSGQSEENTVIETDSDQSFDKSELNQVDQKTSSIPDTGCDIATEQNLHSKQSQAAGKNSTEIDKKTITPAEILEGLVIVTQLVTSCIRGLHHSQSKLQSLEILLELAENTSDETILDRILPYIFHLVHDPAPRVRVSAIHTLTKCLHLVKSIPPSDVNIFPEYILPGLSHITQDEAVIVRAAYAENIAHLAHIALRYLENSHLSNLGNKEGPKPSYDSELQTLHEMVQQSVSMLLTDPQNLVKQTLMENGINKLCVFFGKQKANDILLSHVITFLNDKEDKELRGSFFECIVGVAAYVGWHSSPILMPLLQQGLADPEEFVTTKAINAMTTLTELGLLHKSALYQLLSETMVFLVHPNLWIRHATVGFISASARTLNVVDVQCKVQTMIQPYLKHPLIQIEKEVLLLEALVAPILRIIYDEVIKCNDIEKLFQVLEQRQSARVEATTGIVPRYNDMSISLSKLFRRLNSESMTETVEDQLLIMKPHLMKINKYRNSVDTKQSTVKPLDGKLELNTMKDKIRHHIVILYPDTKGDLGLPSYKRLDRRTSDTTGTYASMNQEWRTMFAAQDNTQHTVLKLADMTGNSGSPNQSMHGGDIHLSPQHSLSDMNSINEHSLHERSYIQYRCAPCRLEVRQLTYRKQEQHAAALRAQHWADNIAWQTGSRLLPSGWRPRGVPVAHLHEHRAAVNRLVSIPDSSLFASSSADGCIKIWDASRMEGRSIVNRSRQTYMHRGGPLVGLAVCEQGQSIASSASQSGTVFILRIEPNSSKMSVLYSRQLDVQDEGCAVDIQYLDSGSQSVLVYASLYGSLVGWDLRCPGTTWRLENDLKYGIITSFCVNSYQQWLTLGTSSGVHTCWDLRFQLPITNIKHPTGARVRKVITHPTEHSWIISAVQGNNEISMWNLETDFRQMVLWASSAPPLSHSQGGHSVCSMYSGCIDRSGFLLAGGTDMRLRFWDLNTPNDSHVALPAANDVVPPNSYAYEQRLIDGTNVVQEVLAGGCSMPSSGGGSNVRGRNPEEGGQGPETPPSGHHDTISADKLGQLDKVSVLEMHTDRHLSFCKYLSNVPYRFFLGVVDNVDLDNNQISDWNKVFGPVVYPTIARKEHCRSIIKGERTFSSSLCLG; encoded by the exons ATGGGAAATCAACTAGTGGGCATTGCCCCCAGCCAAATATTTCCAGTAGAACATTATTTAACAGATCACAATGATTTACTATTCGACGTTAA CCTAGGAAGCACTAGATTTTTCAAAGTAGCACGAGCACGAAGCGAAGAGGGATTGATAGTAGTTAAAGTTTTTGCAATACACGATCCAACATTACCACTGTCAGCTTATAAGGAGAAACTAGAAGAAATTAGATCAAAGCTTGCTTCTGCAGTAAATTGTTTACCCTTTCAAAGAACGATT TTGACAGAAAAGGCTGGCTCGATAATGAGGGAATAcgtaaaatattctttgtaCGATAGAATCAGTACTAGGCCGTTTTTAACAAGCATTGAAAAAAAGTGGATTACTTTCCAAGTTCTCTATGCGCTTCATCAAGCTCATAAG TTTGGTGTTTGTCACGGAGACATAAAactagaaaatataatgataaccAGCTGGAACTGGGTACTGCTGACAGATTTCGCGAGTTTTAAACCAACCTATCTACCAGAAGATAATCCTGCtgatttctcttatttttttgacacatcaagaagaagaacatgTTATATAGCACCTGAAAGATTTGTAAAAACACTTTCCTCTGAATTGAGCAATACCATTTTACTACCCGAACAAGAAGTAAAAACTGGTGATTTAAATCCAATGATGGATATCTTTTCTGCAGGTTGTGCTTTAAcagaattatataatgaaGGACATCCGCCGTTTGACTTCTCTCAACTTTTAg CATATAGGAATAACGAATATTCGGTCGCTAAACATCTGGATTCCATAGAAGATGTTGGTATACGAGAGCTACTTGGTTCTATGCTAGAAAGGAACCCCGCGAATCGAAAATGCGCAGAGATTTATTTGGCGCAAGCCCGTGGAACAGTCTTTcctgaatatttttattcttttctacagTCTTACATGCTTATTTTCTCAGCAGCACCCATTCTTTCGCCggatgagaaaataaatagattgaaaaaagatattggaAATATTATAAGCATATTTAAAGCGGAAGAAACTGAGAGAATAAAGATGAATCAAAAGAATGGCCAATGTGAAAGTAACGTGGAATCTACGAAAGAAGATTCTGGTCAAAGCGAAGAAAATACAGTAATTGAAACTGACAGTGATCAAAGCTTTGATAAGAGCGAATTAAATCAAGTAGATCAGAAAACCTCGTCGATACCTGACACTGGCTGTGATATTGCGACTGAACAGAATTTGCATTCTAAACAATCTCAAGCAGCGGGAAAAAATAGTAcggagatagataaaaaaactATTACTCCTGCTGAGATTTTAGAAGGTCTCGTTATTGTGACACAACTTGTAACCTCCTGTATAAGAGGTCTGCATCATTCTCAATCTAAGCTACAGAGTTTAGAAATTTTGCTTGAACTAGCGGAAAATACATCGGACGAAACAATCCTTGACAGAATTTTGCCGTACATc TTTCATTTAGTTCATGATCCAGCACCACGCGTAAGAGTATCCGCTATTCATACGTTAACGAAATGTTTGCATCTTGTGAAATCGATCCCACCCTCCGACGTGAATATATTTCCCGAATATATTCTGCCAGGCTTATCGCATATTACTCAAGATGAGGCAGTTATTGTTAGAGCAGCTTATGCAGAAAACATCGCTCATCTCGCTCATATTGCGTTACGATATCTTGAGAATTCTCACTTATCTAATCTTGGGAACAAAGAAGGACCAAAGCCTAGTTACGATAGTGAGCTGCAAACGTTGCACGAAATG GTGCAACAATCTGTGTCCATGCTTTTAACAGATCCGCAAAACTTGGTAAAGCAAACTTTGATGGAAAAtggaataaacaaattatgtGTATTTTTTGGAAAGCAAAAAGCAAACGACATTTTATTGAGTCACGTCATCACTTTTTTAAATgacaaagaagataaagagctTAGAGGATCGTTTTTCGAATGTATAGTCGGCGTAGCAGCTTATGTTGGCTGGCACAGTAGTCCAATACTTATGCCTCTTCTTCAACAAGGTTTAGCAGATCCCGAAGAATTTGTTACGACAAAAGCTATTAACGCGATGACAACTCTTACAGAGTTGGGTTTATTACATAAATCTGCTTTGTATCAACTTCTATCCGAAACTATGGTTTTTTTG GTGCATCCAAACCTGTGGATCAGGCATGCAACTGTAGGATTTATATCGGCGTCAGCGAGAACACTCAATGTAGTCGATGTACAATGTAAAGTTCAAACGATGATACAACCATATTTAAAGCATCCACTTATTCAGATCGAGAAGGAAGTTCTATTGTTGGAAGCTCTCGTGGCTCCTATTCTACGTATAATTTACGATGAggtaataaaatgtaatgacatagagaaattatttcaagtcCTTGAACAAAGACAATCTGCAAGGGTCGAGGCAACTACAGGAATCGTTCCACGATATAATGATATGTCAATTTCGTTAAGCAAA CTTTTTAGACGTTTGAATTCCGAATCTATGACGGAAACGGTTGAGGACCAATTGCTCATAATGAAACcacatttaatgaaaataaataaataccgTAATTCGGTCGATACCAAACAGAGCACGGTCAAACCTCTGGATGGAAAATTAGAGTTGAATACTATGAAGGATAAGATAAGACATCACATTGTCATACTGTATCCAGATACGAAAGGTGATTTAGGTCTTCCATCTTATAAACGATTGGATAGAAGAACGTCCGACACTACCGGTACTTATGCCTCGATGAATCAAGAATGGCGCACGATGTTTGCAGCACAAGACAATACTCAG CATACGGTTTTAAAGTTGGCGGATATGACCGGGAATAGTGGAAGTCCTAATCAAAGTATGCACGGAGGTGATATACACTTGTCGCCACAACATAGTCTGTCTGACATGAATAGTATAAACGAACATTCTCTACACGAACGATCTTACATACAAT ATCGATGTGCACCTTGCAGATTAGAAGTAAGACAATTGACTTATAGAAAACAAGAGCAGCATGCAGCTGCTTTAAGGGCACAACATTGGGCTGATAATATTGCATGGCAAACTG GCTCTAGATTACTACCAAGTGGATGGAGACCACGAGGTGTTCCCGTTGCTCATCTACACGAACATAGAGCTGCAGTTAATAGATTAGTGTCTATTCCAGACAGTAGTCTCTTTGCTAGTTCTTCGGCGGATGGATGCATTAAGATATGGGATGCTAGCAGAATGGAGGGTCGAAGCATTGTTAATCGTTCTAG GCAAACGTACATGCACAGAGGTGGTCCTCTTGTTGGTTTAGCTGTCTGTGAACAGGGACAATCGATAGCAAGTTCTGCTAGCCAATCTGGAACAGTATTTATATTGAGGATAGAACCAAATTCCAGTAAAATGAGTGTTCTTTACTCTCGACAGTTGGACGTTCAA GACGAAGGATGTGCAGTCGACATACAATATTTAGATTCTGGATCGCAATCAGTTCTTGTGTACGCTTCGCTGTATGGATCCTTAGTAGGATGGGACTTGCGATGTCCTGGAACGACGTGGCGATTGGAAAATGATTTGAAGTATGGAATAATAACTTCATTTTGTGTTAATAGTTATCAACAATGGTTAACTCTTGGTACAAGCTCAGGTGTTCATACTTGTTGGGATTTAAGATTCCAATTACCTATTACCAATATCAAACATCCAACAG GGGCAAGAGTTAGGAAAGTTATAACGCATCCTACTGAACATTCGTGGATAATATCAGCCGTACAAGGGAACAATGAAATTTCCATGTGGAATTTGGAAACGGATTTCAGACAAATGGTACTTTGGGCGTCGAGCGCGCCACCGCTCAGTCATAGTCAAGGTGGTCACAGCGTTTGCTCGATGTATTCGGGATGCATCGATCGTTCGGGCTTCTTGTTAGCCGGTGGAACCGATATGCGATTACGTTTTTGGGACTTGAACACACCCAACGACTCTCACGTTGCATTACCCGCAGCCAATGACGTTGTTCCTCCAAATTCGTACGCATATGA ACAACGCTTGATAGATGGTACAAACGTAGTTCAAGAAGTACTAGCGGGTGGTTGTTCTATGCCCTCGTCAGGAGGAGGCAGTAATGTCAGAGGAAGAAATCCAGAGGAAGGTGGACAAGGACCAGAAACTCCGCCGTCTGGTCATCACGACACTATATCTGC GGACAAACTGGGGCAGCTGGATAAGGTGAGCGTCCTGGAGATGCATACGGATCGGCATTTATCGTTCTGCAAATATCTTTCCAACGTTCCTTACCGGTTTTTCCTTGGCGTTGTTGATAACGTTGATTTAGATAATAATCAGATCTCTGATTGGAATAAGGTTTTTGGCCCAGTAGTATATCCAACCATCGCACGCAAAGAACATTGCCGATcaataataaaaggagaaagaacgtTTTCATCTTCGCTGTGTTTGGGTTAG
- the LOC122635197 gene encoding phosphoinositide 3-kinase regulatory subunit 4 isoform X3: MGNQLVGIAPSQIFPVEHYLTDHNDLLFDVNLGSTRFFKVARARSEEGLIVVKVFAIHDPTLPLSAYKEKLEEIRSKLASAVNCLPFQRTILTEKAGSIMREYVKYSLYDRISTRPFLTSIEKKWITFQVLYALHQAHKFGVCHGDIKLENIMITSWNWVLLTDFASFKPTYLPEDNPADFSYFFDTSRRRTCYIAPERFVKTLSSELSNTILLPEQEVKTGDLNPMMDIFSAGCALTELYNEGHPPFDFSQLLAYRNNEYSVAKHLDSIEDVGIRELLGSMLERNPANRKCAEIYLAQARGTVFPEYFYSFLQSYMLIFSAAPILSPDEKINRLKKDIGNIISIFKAEETERIKMNQKNGQCESNVESTKEDSGQSEENTVIETDSDQSFDKSELNQVDQKTSSIPDTGCDIATEQNLHSKQSQAAGKNSTEIDKKTITPAEILEGLVIVTQLVTSCIRGLHHSQSKLQSLEILLELAENTSDETILDRILPYIFHLVHDPAPRVRVSAIHTLTKCLHLVKSIPPSDVNIFPEYILPGLSHITQDEAVIVRAAYAENIAHLAHIALRYLENSHLSNLGNKEGPKPSYDSELQTLHEMVQQSVSMLLTDPQNLVKQTLMENGINKLCVFFGKQKANDILLSHVITFLNDKEDKELRGSFFECIVGVAAYVGWHSSPILMPLLQQGLADPEEFVTTKAINAMTTLTELGLLHKSALYQLLSETMVFLVHPNLWIRHATVGFISASARTLNVVDVQCKVQTMIQPYLKHPLIQIEKEVLLLEALVAPILRIIYDEVIKCNDIEKLFQVLEQRQSARVEATTGIVPRYNDMSISLSKTFEFRIYDGNG, from the exons ATGGGAAATCAACTAGTGGGCATTGCCCCCAGCCAAATATTTCCAGTAGAACATTATTTAACAGATCACAATGATTTACTATTCGACGTTAA CCTAGGAAGCACTAGATTTTTCAAAGTAGCACGAGCACGAAGCGAAGAGGGATTGATAGTAGTTAAAGTTTTTGCAATACACGATCCAACATTACCACTGTCAGCTTATAAGGAGAAACTAGAAGAAATTAGATCAAAGCTTGCTTCTGCAGTAAATTGTTTACCCTTTCAAAGAACGATT TTGACAGAAAAGGCTGGCTCGATAATGAGGGAATAcgtaaaatattctttgtaCGATAGAATCAGTACTAGGCCGTTTTTAACAAGCATTGAAAAAAAGTGGATTACTTTCCAAGTTCTCTATGCGCTTCATCAAGCTCATAAG TTTGGTGTTTGTCACGGAGACATAAAactagaaaatataatgataaccAGCTGGAACTGGGTACTGCTGACAGATTTCGCGAGTTTTAAACCAACCTATCTACCAGAAGATAATCCTGCtgatttctcttatttttttgacacatcaagaagaagaacatgTTATATAGCACCTGAAAGATTTGTAAAAACACTTTCCTCTGAATTGAGCAATACCATTTTACTACCCGAACAAGAAGTAAAAACTGGTGATTTAAATCCAATGATGGATATCTTTTCTGCAGGTTGTGCTTTAAcagaattatataatgaaGGACATCCGCCGTTTGACTTCTCTCAACTTTTAg CATATAGGAATAACGAATATTCGGTCGCTAAACATCTGGATTCCATAGAAGATGTTGGTATACGAGAGCTACTTGGTTCTATGCTAGAAAGGAACCCCGCGAATCGAAAATGCGCAGAGATTTATTTGGCGCAAGCCCGTGGAACAGTCTTTcctgaatatttttattcttttctacagTCTTACATGCTTATTTTCTCAGCAGCACCCATTCTTTCGCCggatgagaaaataaatagattgaaaaaagatattggaAATATTATAAGCATATTTAAAGCGGAAGAAACTGAGAGAATAAAGATGAATCAAAAGAATGGCCAATGTGAAAGTAACGTGGAATCTACGAAAGAAGATTCTGGTCAAAGCGAAGAAAATACAGTAATTGAAACTGACAGTGATCAAAGCTTTGATAAGAGCGAATTAAATCAAGTAGATCAGAAAACCTCGTCGATACCTGACACTGGCTGTGATATTGCGACTGAACAGAATTTGCATTCTAAACAATCTCAAGCAGCGGGAAAAAATAGTAcggagatagataaaaaaactATTACTCCTGCTGAGATTTTAGAAGGTCTCGTTATTGTGACACAACTTGTAACCTCCTGTATAAGAGGTCTGCATCATTCTCAATCTAAGCTACAGAGTTTAGAAATTTTGCTTGAACTAGCGGAAAATACATCGGACGAAACAATCCTTGACAGAATTTTGCCGTACATc TTTCATTTAGTTCATGATCCAGCACCACGCGTAAGAGTATCCGCTATTCATACGTTAACGAAATGTTTGCATCTTGTGAAATCGATCCCACCCTCCGACGTGAATATATTTCCCGAATATATTCTGCCAGGCTTATCGCATATTACTCAAGATGAGGCAGTTATTGTTAGAGCAGCTTATGCAGAAAACATCGCTCATCTCGCTCATATTGCGTTACGATATCTTGAGAATTCTCACTTATCTAATCTTGGGAACAAAGAAGGACCAAAGCCTAGTTACGATAGTGAGCTGCAAACGTTGCACGAAATG GTGCAACAATCTGTGTCCATGCTTTTAACAGATCCGCAAAACTTGGTAAAGCAAACTTTGATGGAAAAtggaataaacaaattatgtGTATTTTTTGGAAAGCAAAAAGCAAACGACATTTTATTGAGTCACGTCATCACTTTTTTAAATgacaaagaagataaagagctTAGAGGATCGTTTTTCGAATGTATAGTCGGCGTAGCAGCTTATGTTGGCTGGCACAGTAGTCCAATACTTATGCCTCTTCTTCAACAAGGTTTAGCAGATCCCGAAGAATTTGTTACGACAAAAGCTATTAACGCGATGACAACTCTTACAGAGTTGGGTTTATTACATAAATCTGCTTTGTATCAACTTCTATCCGAAACTATGGTTTTTTTG GTGCATCCAAACCTGTGGATCAGGCATGCAACTGTAGGATTTATATCGGCGTCAGCGAGAACACTCAATGTAGTCGATGTACAATGTAAAGTTCAAACGATGATACAACCATATTTAAAGCATCCACTTATTCAGATCGAGAAGGAAGTTCTATTGTTGGAAGCTCTCGTGGCTCCTATTCTACGTATAATTTACGATGAggtaataaaatgtaatgacatagagaaattatttcaagtcCTTGAACAAAGACAATCTGCAAGGGTCGAGGCAACTACAGGAATCGTTCCACGATATAATGATATGTCAATTTCGTTAAGCAAA ACGTTTGAATTCCGAATCTATGACGGAAACGGTTGA